The window tctctctatctaattAAAAGTTAATTCAAAATCGCTCtcacttaattattattatttcctaaTAACCCAAAACAAGAACCGGTTTAGGCGTAAACAGAGCTACAAGAAAGCGCCATGAGAAGCACGGCAGCTCTCTCTTCCTCACCGAGTTTCCTCCAtagtctcttcttctcaaccGCTGATCTCTTCATCACCGGaactttaaaccctaaatccaaaaatttaCTCACTCCTTTGTTATCATTGTTGTTACTGCTACTACTAGTAGTAGTCTTGCTATGATTGCTAGACTTAtgatcatcatcctcatcctcatctttGTTGCTCTTCTTAACGTTTCGATCTTCAAGGTTTAGATCATTACTACTGATCTGATTgctttttttaatcttcttcttctcttctgatCTCACCCCAAGTGCCGCTTGTCTCTTCTTCCTACTCTTGATCCCACAAGCATTGCACAATGACTGTGCATATTtcacaaatcaacaaaaagcaAATCTATTAGATCGCCAATTTCAAATGTGAAGAGATCAGTTCCTACTACACCAAATTGCTTCAAACTAGCTTTAGGAAACGATCAAACCAACCATAAGCATAGATCGGATCATACTAAGATGATCTTATAGCGATCTGCTGAACAGATCTACTAAAATCGGAAACTCAGAGAAGAAggattgaaattgaaaaagggGGCTAACCTTTGGACCGGCAGGGCCACCACGCCAAAGAGGAGTACGGATAGTTCCGCAATCAACGCAAGTACGCTTAGTATCACCGGAACTACTACTACCGCCGCCGCCACTTCCACTGCTACTGCAGTTCTCGTTATCAACATCGGATAACTCTCCGGCAGAGTcgagttttgttttggtttcttccgATCTCTCAGACATCTTcaaaaataaggaaatgatcGCTAATAAGTTTTGATTAtaagagtaagagagagagagagacggcgAGGGGATGAGAGAGGCAACTGATAAAACAAACGGAGAggtattttataattgtgtggGAGGAAGGCGGGGGGGGGGGCGGAGAAACCCTAGTATTTCGGGTTAGTTGAAGTTACTATTATACCCTCGAGCGGGAGCTTTTATTACTTTTGTACCACCCGCcaaccacagaaaaaaaaatctaaactagagtctgaattaaaaaaaaaaggaaataacgagggaagattttaatttttaattttggttttaaaaaaaaaaccattcaaACAAGATTCAAAGTGGCGccgcatttttaataaatacgcCAAAATTATTGGGCTTAATTTGATAGTCCAAGCCCATGACCACAAGACATAGATGAGAGATTGGTATGTAACCTTAAACTTATTTGAATTGACTTATGTATAAAACTCTTtctaaaaaccctaacttgtACAACATCGATCCTTTGCTGAGACAATGACAATGACGAAGATATCCAATCTTCCAAGGGATTTATTTGAGGAGATATTCTCTAAACTTCCTAAAGAATCTTTGAGAGTAGTACGATATATCTGCAAAGCGTGGAACAAGTTATCCAAAGATGAGGGGTTTACAAATAAACGCCTTAGCTCAAGAAGCTACATCAAGCGAAAGAGAGTTTCTGGTGGTCATGATTAAGGATTTTAGACTTTATCTAATGAGTGTCAACCTCCATGGAATTCAAAACCAGGTTATTATTAAATCATCTATAAAGCATAAAGGTCAACTTACTAACCTTCACAACGATTCATATGATCGAGTCGGTATAACAGGAGTATGTCATTGTTCAGGGTTATTGTTATGTACCAGAGATGACTATACTAGCCTCGTGGTTTGGAACCCTTATACAGAGCAATCTCGGAGGATCGAACTGATAAGTCGTGACGGATTGAGCTTTCCTTGGTATGCTATTGGATACGAGACGAGAAACTCGTGCCGCAAGTACAAAGTTTTGAGATATAACAAATATGGTGGGTACGAAATCTATGAGTTAGACTCTAATACATGGAGGGTTCTAGATGTCAAGCCAACCATATGGGAAACATGGTTTCATCATAATGGCATCTCTGTGAAAGGTAATTCTTATTGGCATATTTATCGAGGAGAAGAATTCAATAGAAAGGCGAGAGaattcttgttctgttttgattttacaagagaaAGATTTGGACCGCTTATGCCTTTTCCGTTTCAGAGTAATGAAGACTGTATTGTGACTCTCTCTACTGTTAGAGAAGAGCAACTTGCCGTGTTATGTCAGCACTGGGCCTGGGCTAGGTTAAGGATGAAGATTTGGATTACTAATAAGATTGCACCCAATGAAGTATCGTGGGACAAGTTGTTCTTAGAAGTGGCTGTGGATCTATATCCACGAGCTGAACGTGAACTTGACATTAAAAATGGGTATTTCCTCGTcgacgagaagaagaaagtagctGTGGTTTTTGATAACAGCAAAGGGAAGGAGCACGCAGCTTTTATATTTGGAGAGAATGGATGCTATGGAACAGTGGATCTGGGAAAAACTGTAGACAAACTTTATTGGTCTCCATTTGTGTGCTCTTATATTCCAAGTTCAGTGCAAATCTAGCAATCTCTGCACCACCAGGCAAAGGgggaaaaaattaaaacacactaTTGATAACTCCGTTTACTTGCATATTTAATAATACTAGATcttgctttgtttttggtttgtgatCTTCTTCGAACaagattaataaaattcaattgTTAACTTTGTTTCTCATCTTACATTGTATGCCATATGCACTAATAAGTCAATTGTTAACTTCTTAAAACCAAGGATATATCTACAGTACTAAGtataatattattcaaaaatttgatgGCCAGTACAAGGAACTGAGTAAGACGACTAGTTTGAGGTTACTACAAGAAACTCATTTCTCATGTCAATATCTGGCAAAAGGATTATCGTTTCCATAACCTTACACGGTCAGGGTACAATATTAGCCCATGGCATTAGGGAGCAAACTGTATAGATACTTCAAaagttatttttgttgttgtgaagcATGTTTAGTGTGCAATTGAGACCTTACTTGCCACTCCGAGGTTTGGATGGATGAGCACCTGTTCTTATttacacaaattatttttctatttttgttcgTCTTTCTCCTTTGAGTCTTGATTAATTGCCTAGGTAGCATGCCTTGTACCTTGTAAGACTTATTTTGTGATCTTGCATATAGAATTTTAAGTCGCCAAAAGAGTCATAGTTTTTGGTAAACATTAATTCATAGATTTGGATGTGATCATAATCTTTCTTTGTATCCTCCTCTAATTAATAgatacagtaaaatctctataaattaataatctttacaaattaataaatttttctggTCCCAAATTAGGCTAATGTAATTTCGGACATAAttagataatataataagataatattttttttgaaaattctttatAATCTATGGTCACATCATTcatagaaattaataattatacaatatatatatatatatgtaaacattaattttttctataGCTCATTTCTAACATTTTTACTATATCATAACTTTTAGTTTTCTCTTCAAACCATGATAATTGTTATATTTCTTGTAACTgattctataaaaatattattatttataataataaatctaatacaaattaagaaattctctctataaactaataattattaatttatcaatgaaataaaacttctataaattagaCTTTCAATgtctaacattattaatttatagacgTTTTACTGTAATTGTATAACCTAACTTATTTCTTCCCTAAAATTCCTATTACATTGATCCTTGCTTGCGAGCTGAAACAATGACGAAGAACATGTCCGAACTTCCAAAGGAGTTGCTGGAAGAGATACTCGCTAGGGTTCCAGTGCAATCTATGAGATCAGTACGATTGACTTGCAAACAATGGAATACTTTATCcgaagaagaaagctttacAAAGAAGCACCTCGTTCAAGTGAAAGCTGCTAGGGAGTTTATGGTGGTCATAGTGATggattttaagttttgtttgatgAGCATCGATCTCCATGGAATTCACAAGGAAAGAGACGTTGAATCATCTATAGAGTGTAAAGGTGAACTTATTAACCTAATGCATGCGTTTGAAGTCTATCATTGCGGTGGTTTATTGGCATCCATCATCACAAAAGACTTCACTAGGTTTGTGGTTTGGAATCCATATTGGGGGCAAAGTCGTTGGATCGAACCTTGAACTCGTCACATACCTGATATGTATGCTATTGGATACGAGACGAGAAACTCCTGCCGCAGCTACAAACTTTTGAGTTGTGTGGATCCTATTCCTACTATTGCTGGTAGCACTCTTGAGTACGAAGTCTATGAGTTAGAATCTaattcatggagggttcttaATGTCGCTTCTGATTGGGCGACAAATGTTTATAGACACGGTGGTGTCTCTGTGAATGGAAATACTTATTGGTACACTCCAGAAGAAAGAATGGGTGAATACgtgatttgttttgattttacaagagagagatttggacctGCTGCCTGTGCCGTTTCGCTCTCGTAGTAGAGAGTTTGCGGTTCTCTCTAGTGTTAGAGAAGAGCAACTTGCGGTATTATTTGTGCActggtatttttgtaatatggaGATATGGATTACTAACACGATTGAGCCCAATGATGTGTCGTGGAGAAAGTTGCTCGTAGTAGTGGACATGGAACCACTCATTGGTGTTCTGTCTAAACATATTACACGTTGGAGTTTCTTCGTTGACGAGGAGATAAAAGCCGCTGTGCTTTTTGATACAGACAAAGAGAATCAAAAANNNNNNNNNNNNNNNNNNNNNNNNNNNNNNNNNNNNNNNNNNNNNNNNNGTGTAGATCTCGGAGAATCTGCACGCAGAAATTTTTTTCCGGTTGggtgctcttatgttccaagttcaGTGCAAATCAAGCAACTTTCAAAAGGCAAAAGCAGTTAGTCTATTTACAGTAGTACCTGAATTTTTGTTACCATTGTTTGCTTACTACTCGTGCCTTTGTCTTCAATTCTCAGCCTGTATCCCACATGAAAAAGACCAATTTGAGTCATCTCTCGAGTTCAAATATATATCAGTAGCTTAAAAAAGAGCAAGTAGATGATTGATAAAGCCTTCATGTTGTATAATACTAGCTTGAGatggaaacaacaaaattattcaaTACTCATGAATATAATCTGGCCAAAACTACTGTGGTCTCCTAAACTTTTACCACTTTTACACGGTAAGGGTATATAATTAGGGACGAGGCCATCTGCATCTAgtgttaaacatacaaaaatattttgcacTTCGACTGTCAAGTACCAATCAACTGCCACTACCATTGCCGCCACTTTCTCGGACACAGAAAGATGTAAAATCTCTGATcaatcaaaagaacaaaacttaatACTCTGTCCTGCATTTTCGctcatgttctgtttctctTGCGTCTGCATCAAAGAGGCAAACCATGGCCAAGATCGGGTTCTTTCTCAGACATTTTCAAATGAAAGAACCCACTTTTCTGGTCCCTAAGCCTTCATCGGGTATTCAAACTCCCGAGGATTAGATTTCTATGAGGCTGACACGGTTTCTCTCGAGAGTCCACTTTGTCTCAGATCAAGTTCTTCACAAGACGCTTAGTATATGAATCCGGAACACATCCATGTCTTTCCATTGAACTGAACATATCTCTTGCTTCACTCTCTCTTCCAGATTCACTTAGAGCTTTGATGAGAATGCTGTATGTAAAGTTATCTGGTTTCAAACCAATCTTCAacattattttaagaaaatccTCAGCTTTCTTAACCTTTCTCATCTTGCAAAAACTCTGAATAATCGCATTGCACGCATAAAGGTCTGGACTTAACCCGTTTTCCTTCATCTTCGCAAACAGCTTCACTGATCTACCAATATCTCCGGTGGAACAAGAGGAGCGAATCAGGATATTGTACGTGATCTCATTAGGCTCAATCCCCCATTCCAACATCTCCTTGAAACAGTCAAATgcatctttgatttcttttgctCGGCAAAGACAGTTTATAATCAAACTAAAAGTAATCACGTCTGGTTTGCAACCATGTTCAAGAAGCTTCTCTAGTACACCGTGAACCTTCTTTACATCGCCCCTCACACTATAACCGCTCAGAAAGGTATTGAAAGTTACAAGATTCGGAGAAATACCTCTATCCTCCATCTCTGTTAAGAACATAGCTGCACGCTCTATCCGTCGAGCCTTGCAGAGACAGTCGATAACCGCATTATAAGTATATACACTTGACAGAAGCCCTTCAAGACCCATTTGTTTCAGATACCTGTCACCTTCGGAGaacctacgagcattcaacaGAGCTTGAACTACAACAAGATAACAGTTGAATCCTGGCTTAACCCCACGGCTGACAAAACCATCAAATATCCCACACGTCTCAACAAGATCATGCCCTTCTAAAAGACAATTCATTGCAGCATTAAACGTTGAGCTATCCGTAACATAACTTCGCTCACCTGTTTTCCTCAAGAACAGAGCAGTCTCTTTAGCCATCGAGTTGTTTGAAAGACAATACAACACAGTATCATAACCTACTCTTTGCAAGTTTGAGTCTTTCTCCATAAACACAAGCAAAACCTCAAATGCTTCACACGGAGGCAAGCAACGGAAAACCCCATGAACCAAAGTTCTGATCGTAGCTTCATTAGGGTTCAAATTTCTCACCCGCATAATCTCCAACTGCTTCAACGCCTCCTCTACCCTCCCTGCTATCAAAAACCCATCGATCAAAATCGTGTATGTGAACACATTAGGTCTGTTCCCTTCTCGTTCCATCTGTTTAACCAATCGAATCGCCTCATCAACCACACCTTTCTTGCAAACACCATGGATGAGTATATTATAAGTAAACCTATCCGGTTTACAACCATCACTACCCATCTGCTGAAACTTCAGGTAAGCCAAATCAAGTGAACTAGACTTCACCAACGCATCAATCACAGCGTTATAAAGCCTTGTGCTTGGTTTCATCCCAAGGAATGATATCTGAGCAAAAACATCATTACAGTACTTAGCTAAACCTAATCTTCCCCAGCTTCCGATCAAAACACACATCAATTCATCAGTAATCCGATACCCTGATTCTCTAATCTCCTTAAGCAAATCCATAGACAGCAATAAAGGACCTTTACGGAAAAGTGCGTTCCCTAGAACGCTCTTTAAAGACTGATCCTTGGCGTAAACCGGGTCGAAGTTAGAGACCCAGAGGTAAAACCGTAGGGAATGTAATGGGTTGTCTTGATTCTGCAAAACGCTGATTACGAATCGAGTGTTTAATCCAATTCGGTGAGTGGTGAATTCTTGATTCAGGAGCAAAAACCAATCTTTTCTCTCTATGACTTGCGAGATGTAACGCTGGTTCAGAGGATTTGTGGGTTGACCTGagggatttagggtttttgagggTTTGGGGTTTAGAGATTTGGCAGGTTTCGTTGCTGCCGCCGCTGCTGCTGCTACTCTAGATGCTGAAGAAGCAAAGCCTCTCATGTCAGACCTGTACGGTTCTCGAGAGTGACCAGAACGGAGCTGAGTGAAAGTGAAAACATTGCTTTTGGTTTCTCTAAACCTGAAGACGATGGTTcttaaaacgatgtcgtttatACACCAATGAGTTTcgaattaaattttaaaagtattttatagTATCAGAAAAAGTCATGTGACGACCAAAGAAGAGATCAATAAATTCTAGCTTCGATAAAATGTCTTCTactttgaaacaaacaaaacaataaatggCAAAACAAGATCCCACTAGCAGCAGCAACACGATACCAATACCACCGCTCGTAGGATCTGAGTTTGTTCGTCCTCAAACGTTAGATCTTATCATCACCGGAGATACAGTGAAGGACACCACCGGGAACAAAGTTTTCAAAGTCAAAACGCCTCTCTTTGGTCTCCACAACAAAAGAATTTTGCTTGATCCTAATGACTCTCCCATTCTCACCATGAAAATGAAGGTTAActatttagtttttctttactCTTGATTACtatgaatattttcttgattgtGTTAACCGGTCGATTTTTTCATGATTCTGTTGATTCTTGGTTATGCCTTGTATATGAAGGTGACTAGTAAGCACGATCGATGGCAAGTGTATAGAGGAAATGATTTGGATGATAAGATCTTCACGGTTAAAAGATCTTCGACGGTTCAATTGAAGACAAGAGTTGAAGTATTCTTGAAACATAACCAGACCAGGGAAGCGTCTTGTGATTTCACTATTAAAGGCCGGTTTATGAAACGTGCATGTACAATCTATGTTGGAGACTCGACCAAAATCATCGCTCAAGTACATGAAGGAGACAAGAGATTAGTGGCTACAATATACCCCAATGTTGACCACGCTTTTATTGTTACACTTATCTTTATATTTGACCTCATTAATATGGTTGGGGCTGGAATTTGATTACTACTATTAGTTTGAGCCTTGAGAGAAAGAGTTGACAATTTTACATTGTCTATCTgtaaatgtgtgtgtgtgtttctgtCACCTTCCTGGCCAGGCCAATGtgtgttattatatttttgtgtgtttacatGTGTATCTCTCAATTGTCGTATGATACTTTGCACCATTGTTTCGATTTCCATGTGAGAAAAATTACTGTTGCAAAGGGcaatgatttatttataaacaaaaaaagttgacaatgaaaacaaaacaatttggAAATTCTCTGTTATCATATGGAAGTATACAAAGACAACGTTccacaaaacatacaaacaccTTATTTTCAAAATGATGTCCTTATGAGTTTTTATCACTTCCTATAACCTGCTCCTTGGTACCGGTCCCATCTCTTTGGCCTTAGTCCTCAGAACATGCTTCTGAATTTTTCCAGTAGCGGTCTTTGGTAATGGCCCAAACACCACTGACTTTGGGACCCAATACGCCGGAAGCTTCTCCCGGCAGAATCTCATTATACCCTGAGCCAACTTATTCTGGTCTTGCTTCTCGTAACCGCTCTTAAGTGTTACAAACGCACAAGGAGATTCTTGCCATCGCTCGTCTGGCCTGGCCACAACAGAGGCTTCAAGAACCGCTGGGTGCTGGTACACTACGTTTTCGACCTCGACACTGCTTATATTCTCACCGCCAGAGATTATAATGTCCTTTGACCTGTCCTTGATCTCGATATAGTTGTCCGGATGTTTCACTGCGATATCCCCCGAGTGGAACCATCCGCCAGCAAAAGTCTCTTTGTTCGTTTCTGGATTCTTTAGATAGCCTTTCATCACAATGTTCCCTCGGAAAACTATCTCTCCAGCGGTTTTCCCGTCTGCAGGAACAGGTTTTCCAGTCAGAGTGTCAATGACGTCAAGCTGCTCCATTCCGGTATAGCGGACACCTTGGCGGGCATTGAGCTTGGCCTGAGTCTCAGGAGGGAGGGAATCCCACTCAGGTTTCCAAGCGCACACGGTGGAAGGACCGTAAGTCTCGGAAAGCCCATAGGTGTGAGTGACTCGGAAGCCCTTCTTGCTCATGGAGAAGAGAACAGAAGGTGGTGGAGCAGCTCCTGCGGTCATGACATGGACTGTATGGGGAAGAGGAAGGATAGTATCCTCTTGAGGAGCATTAACAATAGTGTTGAGGACCACAGGCGCTGCACCAAAAATGGGTTACCTTGTACTTGGCTATGCTTGAATACACTTCCTTAGCCGTCacctgaaacaaaaatttaatcagGACTTCTGATCTATGTCAACTTCTTTAATAAGTGAAATGACTCTCAAGTACTACCTGACGGAGACAGATGCTTGTACCGGATAGCACAGCAAGGGACCAAGGGAAACACCAACCGTTGCAATGGAACATTGGGAGAGTCCACAAGTAAACAGGACCTTCTTGCATTCCCCAAATGAGCGGATTGCTCATAGCCATTATATATGCTCCTCGATGGTGAAGCACCACTCCTTTCGGGCTGGCAGTTGTTCCCGAGGTGTAACCAAGAGCGATGCTCTGCCACTCATCAACCGGTGGCTGCCACGGATAGTTCGGGTCTCCAGTCCCAAGAAAATCCTCATATTCTATGGCTCCTTTAGACAAAGCACGGTTAAGCGACTCGGGAGGACAGGTGTGATCACCAATAACAATTAAAAGTGGGCGTTTGAAACTGCTTCCAGCTTTCTCCTCCATAACTCTCAAAGATTCCTCCGCCAGAGTAAAGAACTCTTGATCCACCATAATAACAGCGCTCTGAGAGTGACCGAGAAGGAAAGCTATTGTTGGAGCATTGAGACGGATGTTAACACAATTCAAGACGGCTCCACACATTGGTACTCCGAAATGAGATTCGTACATTGCTGGAATGTTTGGTGCAATAATAGCCACCTGAAACAACGCAAAGCGCCATTCTTTAACATTGCAATAAGaaccaaacaaccaaatcaatACTGTTCATGACCAATGCATCAATGAACAAGATTCATGATATGATTCCACAACACAGATTCTATATGAAATCGATTTGTGATCTCCTAATTAAGGCAAATCTTAAGTAATCAAAATATCTAGCCACTTGTATGTGTTTCTTCAATTATGGAAACATggaaatatttgattttgttcaaaatacaaaacgatTCAATGTTATCGGAAAAGAAAATATCAGCTAGAGTCAACACCTACACCAAAGAATCCACAGGAGGTTCTGGAAAAGAGCAAAAAAAGCGATTACCGTGGAACCGGGACCGATGGATCGATCGGCGAGAGCGGAGGCGAGTCGGCGACACCGTTCATAAGTCTGACGCCACGTGTACTCCCGAGATCCGTGAATCACAGATTTTCGCGTCGGATGAATCGCCGCAGCCCTGTCTAAGAACCAGAGCGGCGTCAACGCCGTGTAGTTGGCCTGAATCTTGGGAAGATCGTCGATGTCACGCAACTTCGTTGCCGCCATATCcgactctctctttctctctNNNNNNNNNNNtttttttttggggttggtttgtttattcAAATCTGGGGAGAGTGGAGAACCCAATCACAAAGACGTTGATGAAGAAGTCGTAAAGGTAAGAGGAGGAAAAGCTTATATGGAGGAGTGTGTGTGTCTGGTTGTTTTTGGGTGAGGTGTGTAATTGCCACGtgtcgttttttgtttttgttttttccccggttttaattttgttagcGGACCGGAAAAAAAATACCCAAGATTAATTTGAACCGAACAACATTTGTAAGGTCGTCGATGCAAAATTGAGGATCAGGCTGTGACTGTTACTGATCAGATGGGAAGgtttttattggattttttttcttctattatatgtatatgatggtccaaaaagaattaagagagtagttctattttttttttctttttaatcaaaaaaaatattagtggCCAGTACTATTCTACAAAGGAAGAAAATGGCAAGAGTATCACGTTATTTACATGTGTTGGAGATTagtttgtgttttgatttaaaatttcttaatttatcaACAAATTATAacgtaatttattttttttaatttacaagatTAATAAGATAGCAATAATAAATCGCGATATATTAGTAATAAGTATGTTTGTAATTAATTTGCCATTTTGCTGGTCTCAATATTGTTTGACTAATAGCAATTATATACGCTCACTTATTGTAATAAATTGATAGAAATCGAAAGTAAGTGTGGATTGTctcaatttatttcatattgTTTTTCCCATGAAATACCATGGTATAAGATCACACTACATAAATCAcagaaaaataagtaaaaactattttgctacaattttttttttttttttttttttttttttttttttttgggcaaaccgTTTGGGGATTAATAGGTCATTTATATNcaatttttttttttttttttttgtttttttgtttttttgggcaAACCGTTTAGCTACAATTTGATCACCACGTTCTCTTACCAAAACTGGCGCTAAACATTATCTATCTTACCCAGAAAGCATTTTTGTATATCCTTATCCATCGAGATCACATTAAAAAGACCAAGAGCTCTACTAGATTTGACCTGACTAGATCTGATCGGGAAAGCCTACTTAACTAGATAAAGAAAGAATGACGTACGTAGGTACTCCAAACAACTCGTCTTTACGgcgttctttcttttttctttatctacCTAATATTGTAATTCTGCTTTTCATTGGCGtatatataatcacatttcCTTGATGGCTTTGGATGGTAATTAATTGCTTTTAGTTAACTATTCTACGGTAAATGAATCATCACAGATTATTTATTGCATTTATTTGTAAAAGCAAGAtacaaattaaatccaatattTTAGAGAATAGTCAATTATACCATCTTCGAATAGTcaattttgagagagagagagcatataTAATTGTACTACTTTTGGCAACAACATTTCAC is drawn from Camelina sativa cultivar DH55 chromosome 1, Cs, whole genome shotgun sequence and contains these coding sequences:
- the LOC104705153 gene encoding putative F-box protein At3g17620, which encodes MRGLQINALAQEATSSEREFLVVMIKDFRLYLMSVNLHGIQNQVIIKSSIKHKGQLTNLHNDSYDRVGITGVCHCSGLLLCTRDDYTSLVVWNPYTEQSRRIELISRDGLSFPWYAIGYETRNSCRKYKVLRYNKYGGYEIYELDSNTWRVLDVKPTIWETWFHHNGISVKGNSYWHIYRGEEFNRKAREFLFCFDFTRERFGPLMPFPFQSNEDCIVTLSTVREEQLAVLCQHWAWARLRMKIWITNKIAPNEVSWDKLFLEVAVDLYPRAERELDIKNGYFLVDEKKKVAVVFDNSKGKEHAAFIFGENGCYGTVDLGKTVDKLYWSPFVCSYIPSSVQI
- the LOC104781720 gene encoding GATA transcription factor 17-like; the encoded protein is MSERSEETKTKLDSAGELSDVDNENCSSSGSGGGGSSSSGDTKRTCVDCGTIRTPLWRGGPAGPKSLCNACGIKSRKKRQAALGVRSEEKKKIKKSNQISSNDLNLEDRNVKKSNKDEDEDDDHKSSNHSKTTTSSSSNNNDNKGVSKFLDLGFKVPVMKRSAVEKKRLWRKLGEEERAAVLLMALSCSSVYA
- the LOC104781735 gene encoding protein LURP-one-related 13 is translated as MAKQDPTSSSNTIPIPPLVGSEFVRPQTLDLIITGDTVKDTTGNKVFKVKTPLFGLHNKRILLDPNDSPILTMKMKVTSKHDRWQVYRGNDLDDKIFTVKRSSTVQLKTRVEVFLKHNQTREASCDFTIKGRFMKRACTIYVGDSTKIIAQVHEGDKRLVATIYPNVDHAFIVTLIFIFDLINMVGAGI
- the LOC104781729 gene encoding putative pentatricopeptide repeat-containing protein At3g16890, mitochondrial codes for the protein MRGFASSASRVAAAAAAATKPAKSLNPKPSKTLNPSGQPTNPLNQRYISQVIERKDWFLLLNQEFTTHRIGLNTRFVISVLQNQDNPLHSLRFYLWVSNFDPVYAKDQSLKSVLGNALFRKGPLLLSMDLLKEIRESGYRITDELMCVLIGSWGRLGLAKYCNDVFAQISFLGMKPSTRLYNAVIDALVKSSSLDLAYLKFQQMGSDGCKPDRFTYNILIHGVCKKGVVDEAIRLVKQMEREGNRPNVFTYTILIDGFLIAGRVEEALKQLEIMRVRNLNPNEATIRTLVHGVFRCLPPCEAFEVLLVFMEKDSNLQRVGYDTVLYCLSNNSMAKETALFLRKTGERSYVTDSSTFNAAMNCLLEGHDLVETCGIFDGFVSRGVKPGFNCYLVVVQALLNARRFSEGDRYLKQMGLEGLLSSVYTYNAVIDCLCKARRIERAAMFLTEMEDRGISPNLVTFNTFLSGYSVRGDVKKVHGVLEKLLEHGCKPDVITFSLIINCLCRAKEIKDAFDCFKEMLEWGIEPNEITYNILIRSSCSTGDIGRSVKLFAKMKENGLSPDLYACNAIIQSFCKMRKVKKAEDFLKIMLKIGLKPDNFTYSILIKALSESGRESEARDMFSSMERHGCVPDSYTKRLVKNLI